In one window of Ovis aries strain OAR_USU_Benz2616 breed Rambouillet chromosome 3, ARS-UI_Ramb_v3.0, whole genome shotgun sequence DNA:
- the LOC101123547 gene encoding olfactory receptor 8S1-like produces the protein MALRNHSTITEFILTGLSDDPHIQALLFVLFLVIYLLTVMGNLTMLLLIRADSHLHTPMYFFLSHLSFLDLCFSSVTVPKLLKDLLSERKTISIEGCLAQVFFVFIAPGTEVCLLSAMAYDRYAAVCHPLLYSQVMSNQLCVRLVLISWGLASLDAVIIVLLAVNLDFCEAQTIHHYTCELPSLFPLSCSDISINISILICSILLHGFGTFLPIIFSYARIVSTILSISSTTGRSKAFSTCSSHLITVILFFGSGMLRYLMPSSGSSLDLLSSLQYSVITPMLNPLIYSFKNKEVKGALKRTLGKYLHYCTG, from the coding sequence ATGGCCTTGAGGAACCACAGCACCATCACCGAGTTCATCCTCACTGGGCTGTCAGATGACCCCCACATCCAGGCTCTGCTCTTTGTGCTCTTCCTTGTGATTTACCTCCTGACCGTGATGGGGAACCTGACGATGCTGCTGCTGATCAGGGCTGACTCCCACCTCCACACGCCCATGTACTTCTTCTTGAGTCATCTATCATTCCTAGACCTCTGCTTCTCCTCTGTCACTGTGCCCAAGCTCCTGAAGGACCTCCTGTCTGAGAGGAAGACTATCTCCATAGAGGGCTGCCTGGCTCAGGTCTTCTTTGTGTTTATTGCTCCAGGGACTGaagtctgtctgctctctgccatggcctatgaccgctatgctGCAGTCTGCCACCCGCTGCTCTATAGCCAGGTGATGAGCAACCAGCTCTGTGTGAGGCTCGTGTTGATTTCGTGGGGTCTGGCCTCTCTTGATGCAGTCATCATTGTGCTTTTGGCTGTTAACCTGGACTTCTGTGAGGCCCAAACTATCCACCACTACACCTGTGAGctgccctccctcttccccctgTCTTGCTCTGATATCTCCATCAATATCAGTATCTTGATCTGCTCAATCTTACTCCATGGATTTGGAACCTTCCTCCCAATAATCTTCTCTTATGCTCGCATTGTCTCCACCATCCTGAGCATCAGCTCTACCACAGGCAGGAGcaaggccttctccacctgctcctcccacctcaTCACAGTGATCCTGTTCTTTGGGTCAGGTATGCTTCGCTATCTCATGCCTTCCTCTGGTTCCTCCCTGGATTTGCTCTCTTCCTTACAATACAGTGTGATCACACCCATGCTGAATCCCCTTATCTACAGCTTCAAAAACAAGGAGGTAAAGGGAGCTCTGAAAAGGACTTTGGGGAAATATCTGCACTATTGCACAGGTTGA